In Mycolicibacterium aubagnense, the DNA window TCGCCATATTGGCCAGCGGATGCGAAATCGCCTGCAGCGACGCGATCGGAACCCCGAGAGTGAAGCGGGTCTTCGCGAACTCCGCCGCGATGGTCATGGTCGCCTCGACCAGCCCCACCAAAGCCGCGGCGGTCAGCAACCGCCATTCATCCAGCGCCCGTTGATATTCCGCGCGCGCCACCGAACCGCTGGCCACCACCGTCCTGGTGTCGGCGGCGTCGGGATCGATCCAGGCCATCGGCAACCGGCCGATGTTCTCGACCTTCGCCGGCCGGATGCCGTACGTCAGCCACACGATGTCCTCGCCGTCACGCATCAGAATGTGTTCGGCGACCGAACCGCTCGGAATCAGCCTGGCACCAGGCATGTTCGCCTGAGCCGGGTCGAACCCGGCCAGCTGCCTGCCACTGACGATGTCGGCCTCCAGTACGCCGAACCGCTCCAGTAGCCGGGCCGCGCAAACGTGATCGATCCACGGCACCGGCGCCAACACCCGGCCGATCTCCTCGGCCACCAGCGTCAAGTCCACCAGGGTCGCCCCGTCGCCGCCCACCGACTCAGACAGAGCCATGGTCGTTGCGCCCATGCCGCACAGCCGTTCCCACAGGCTCTTGTCGAACCCCGGCCCCTCGGCGGCGCGCACGACCGAGATGGGACAGTGCGCGGTGAAGAACTCTCGATACGCCGCCTGCAGTGCGTGGTGATCCGGCGACAGGCTGTAGTCCAGCTTGCGCAACTCGTAACGGTCCATTGCCTCAGCTCTCCCGGTTTCCGAAGAAGAAATCGTTCGCGTTGCGGTAGAGGTAGTTCTCCAGCACGTCCGGCGGCAGGTCGAGTACCCGCGCTTCGGGCACGACGCGGCTCATCTTGAGCACCGGCCAGTCCGATGCGTAGATCACCTTGTCCCCGCCGCGGGTCCGCATGTAGTGCAGCAGGCTCTCGGGCAACCGCTTCGGTGACCACGCCGACGTCATCAGGCGGAGGTTGGCATACTTGATGAGCAGCCGAATCGCGATGTCCCACCACGGATCCGCACCGTGGATCATGCAGAGCTTCAGTTCGGGGAATCGCACGCAGACGCGGTCCAGGTGGATGGGGTTCTGCACTTCCCCGGGAATCGGTGGGCCGGGGATTCCGGTGTTGATGCACAGCGGCAGCTCCAGCTCCGCGCATTTGGTGTAGAGCGGGTAGTACACCGCGTCACTGGGTGGGTACTGTCCGTCACCCCAGAAGCTCGGCCCGACAACGGCATACGCGACCGGCAGATCAGCCACGGCGGCGGTCAGTTCCCGCAACGACGGCATCGGGCGCAGCAGGTTCACGCCGCCCAGCGCCAGGGCGAACCGATCCGGCTGGGCCAGGGCGAATTTGCGTGCGGTCACCGACGGATTGGCCAGGCTGTCCATCAGGATCGCCTTGGTGACCCCGTGCGCGTCCATCTCGTCG includes these proteins:
- a CDS encoding acyl-CoA dehydrogenase family protein; translated protein: MDRYELRKLDYSLSPDHHALQAAYREFFTAHCPISVVRAAEGPGFDKSLWERLCGMGATTMALSESVGGDGATLVDLTLVAEEIGRVLAPVPWIDHVCAARLLERFGVLEADIVSGRQLAGFDPAQANMPGARLIPSGSVAEHILMRDGEDIVWLTYGIRPAKVENIGRLPMAWIDPDAADTRTVVASGSVARAEYQRALDEWRLLTAAALVGLVEATMTIAAEFAKTRFTLGVPIASLQAISHPLANMAIVVQSGRNLARRAAWFLDNEPDERAELAPAAFVFMADEAPRAATMAVHIQGGLGVSDEAAAPAYLVRARGWALAAGDSGATATRIGEILAAREKVS
- a CDS encoding amidohydrolase family protein, with product MTRAIDCLVNVHFGETERQPSWMVKVRDDYFKGPESMFAPVELSELLDEMDAHGVTKAILMDSLANPSVTARKFALAQPDRFALALGGVNLLRPMPSLRELTAAVADLPVAYAVVGPSFWGDGQYPPSDAVYYPLYTKCAELELPLCINTGIPGPPIPGEVQNPIHLDRVCVRFPELKLCMIHGADPWWDIAIRLLIKYANLRLMTSAWSPKRLPESLLHYMRTRGGDKVIYASDWPVLKMSRVVPEARVLDLPPDVLENYLYRNANDFFFGNRES